In Lactiplantibacillus pentosus, the sequence GCCGGACGAACAAGTACATCGACGAAACGGCGCCTTGGCAATTAGCTAAGAGTGACGACGCGGCGGACGCTGATAAGTTGGCAAGTGTGATGGCCCACTTAGCAGCTAGTTTACGAGTTATCGCTAGCTTGATCAGCCCAGTAATGACGCATGCGCCAAAGGAAATCTTCACCCAATTGGGCTTAGATGTGGACACTTTGGCAATCGAAGGCTTACAACTCGCTGATTTACCAGCCGGAGCCCAAGTCGTTGCGAAGGGGACACCAATCTTCCCACGGGTTGATATGGATGAAGAAATTGCCTTCTTAAAGGCTAAGATGACGAAGTCCGACAAGCAGAAGGGACGTAAAGCAATGGAAGCTGCTAAGCATGAAGCTGAAGTCGAACAAGGTTGGAATCCAGCCGAAACTAACTTAAACTTGACCAAACCAGAAATCAGCATTGATGATTTTGATAAGGTCGAACTAAAAGTTGCGGAAGTTATCACGGTCCAGAAGTTGAAGGGTGCTGACAAGCTCCTCCAATTCCGGCTAGATGCAGGTGACGCTGACCACCGTCAGATTCTGTCTGGAATTGCCAAGTGGTATCCAGAACCAGAAGAATTGATTGGTAAGAAAGTTGTCATTGTTGGTAATTTGAAACCACGGAAGTTACGTGGTGAGATGAGCCAAGGCATGTTATTATCTGCAGAACACGACGGTAAGGTCCAATTGATCACCGTGCCAGATAATATGGTCAACGGATCATTGATTTCGTAATTAAAAAGATGAATCGTTAAAAAAGTGAGCATCGCCAAATGTTGGTGATGCTCACTTTTTTAGCTTGTAAAATGAAGCCGGTTAGGTCGAGGTGGACTGTAAATCGTTGAGGACATCTTGAAAAACGGTGTCCCAATATTGGACGTGCAAACAGCGAACAATCGCGAGGGCTTGCTTGCATGCATCCAGCGATTGGTCTTGTTTCGTCAGGTCATCCACAATTCCACGGCAGAATTTCAATAGTAGCGGCGGCACAAGTTGTTTAACAGGCAATGTGAGCGTCGTCATCATCTGATAGATTTGGGTGATGAGTTGCGGCTGGTTATTGTGAACAGCACTAAAGAGTTGATTGGCTAAAAACGTCATGAAAGTCAACGTTTCATCGGTTAATTGCTGATACTTGTGGAAGCTTTTGTGAGCGGCCGTTAACAAAATGGTCTGTTGTGCTGGTGCTAAGCTGGTGAAAATTTGACTGCAGAGCATTAAGTCATATTTTGACCAGAGTTGTAGATTCAAAAGATCTTGAATCATCGCATTCAGGGCCGTTTCTAAAGACTGATCTAGCGGTTGGTGCGGTGTCGTCAGGTGATGCAAAGCTAGCCGCGTCAGCGTGGTGAGCTGGTCATAACGATGTGCATGCGTCACTTTGGCTAGTTGACTAGCCCGGGCCTGTAATTGGCGGAGTTGGTGACTGTCCTGTGCACCAATCGCTCGTTGGATTTGTTGCAAGAGCTGTTCTACTGGGGGTAGTTGGTAATGGTGCAGAATGAAGTCGAATTCTTGAAGCGTCAGTTCCAACCGTCCTAAAAGTTGCATGAAGCGGTCAGCTGGGATGTGACTGGTTTCATTAACAAATCGATAATAGGTCGACTTTGAAATGATGCGTTCATTGTCAGTAATCGCTTTTACTGACAGCCCCTTGGCACGTTGTATCATTTGAACGGTTGCGCCGATTGAAATTGTGTTAGTCAAAGCAGTGCCTCCTAAATCAGTTAACAGCAACATTCCCACATTTGGGACTTTTGCCCAACTAAAATGATTAATGTGGTACATTAATTTTAAATATGTAGTTAACCCAGTGTACTATTCTTGCTAGGATAGTATCACTATATTAATTATTCTGGCTTAATGGTAATTGATAAAACCCAGTGCAGTATGAAAAAGATGGGAACAATGTGTGAATTTTAGAAATGGGGTTCAGAAGTTCAGCAATGCTGGTGATGATTGTCAAAAGAGAGTGGGCTTACTTTGATGGAAAGATGGAATCAATTTCTACAACGTATACAAGCGAGTTATGGCAAACTATCAGCGTATCGGACTTTGAATTTTATACTGGCTTA encodes:
- a CDS encoding Rgg family transcriptional regulator translates to MTNTISIGATVQMIQRAKGLSVKAITDNERIISKSTYYRFVNETSHIPADRFMQLLGRLELTLQEFDFILHHYQLPPVEQLLQQIQRAIGAQDSHQLRQLQARASQLAKVTHAHRYDQLTTLTRLALHHLTTPHQPLDQSLETALNAMIQDLLNLQLWSKYDLMLCSQIFTSLAPAQQTILLTAAHKSFHKYQQLTDETLTFMTFLANQLFSAVHNNQPQLITQIYQMMTTLTLPVKQLVPPLLLKFCRGIVDDLTKQDQSLDACKQALAIVRCLHVQYWDTVFQDVLNDLQSTST